A stretch of the Sulfurospirillum sp. UCH001 genome encodes the following:
- a CDS encoding CDC27 family protein — MTSARFEELEKRCAKLKKTRIIRIVFIIASLFLIGFGSYYWMSHSTSKSLVPAVAPMPQIVLVQAPVVENNESNESISNEEQNLSQSTDDEILFLAPHIYKNDAKLPLDETQAATRSLSHEQQLLKRYNTMQNFDNAYALAQFYFEQKSYLEVVAWAKEASRHNSRSEKPWILYAKAKFYLGDRAEAIRSLELFLSYINSKEAEELLIFYKGQE; from the coding sequence ATGACTAGTGCACGATTTGAAGAGCTAGAAAAACGTTGTGCAAAGCTTAAGAAGACACGTATTATTCGTATTGTTTTTATCATTGCTTCTTTATTTTTAATAGGTTTTGGTAGTTATTATTGGATGTCTCATAGTACAAGCAAGTCTTTGGTGCCTGCTGTAGCCCCTATGCCACAAATAGTTCTTGTACAAGCACCTGTCGTTGAAAACAATGAAAGTAATGAAAGCATCTCAAACGAAGAACAAAATCTATCGCAATCAACAGACGATGAAATACTTTTTCTTGCTCCACACATTTATAAAAACGATGCAAAATTACCTTTAGATGAGACACAAGCAGCAACACGTTCCTTGAGCCATGAACAGCAATTACTAAAACGCTATAACACTATGCAAAATTTTGATAATGCTTATGCTTTGGCACAATTTTATTTTGAACAAAAATCATATCTTGAAGTCGTAGCATGGGCAAAAGAGGCAAGCCGACATAATTCACGCTCTGAAAAACCATGGATACTCTATGCAAAAGCAAAATTTTATCTAGGTGATCGAGCAGAAGCTATAAGGTCTTTGGAACTATTTTTAAGCTATATTAATTCTAAAGAAGCAGAAGAACTACTAATTTTTTACAAAGGACAAGAATGA